The following nucleotide sequence is from Magnetovibrio sp..
ACGCCGCCCCGAGGGACGGCGCTTCACAGCGAATGACAGACAGCTTCAGATGCCTTTGTCCGTATCGATGGCGTAGCCTTCGCCGCGCACCGTGCGAATCACGTCCTCGCCGCCGCCTTCGTTGAGGGCTTTGCGCAACCGGCGAATGTGCACATCGACGGTTCGGTCTTCGACATAGACGTCACGGCCCCACACCAGATCGAGCAACCGTTCGCGTGAAAACACGCGGCCGGGCCGCTCCATCAAGGTTTTCAGCAAGCGAAATTCGGTCGGACCTAAGTGAATCGAACGACCGTCGCGGTTGACCTTATGCTGGGCCAAGTCCATGGCGATGTCGGCGTACTGCAACGCTTCGCTCGACAAGGACGGATTGGCGCGGCGCAACAGCGCCTTGATGCGCGCCACCACTTCGCGTGGACTGTAAGGTTTGACCACGTAATCGTCGGCGCCGGTTTCGATGCCGCGCACGCGGTCTTCTTCCTCACCACGAGCCGTCAGCATCAAGATCGGGATTTCACGGGTGTCGGAAGAACCGCGCAGTTGGCGGCACACTTCGATACCGCTCAGGCCCGGCAGCATCCAATCGAGCACGATCGCATCGGGGGTGTTTTCCTGGGCCATCAACAAGCCCTCTTCCCCGTCTTGGGCGATCAAGACCCTGAAACCTTCTTTTTCGAGATTGTACGACAACAGTTCCGCCTGGGGCGGTTCGTCCTCGACAATAAGAACCATGTGTTCCAAGTCAGTCTCCTCAGCCCTCTTCGATCACCGTCTCGCTTGAACGATCGCTTTTGGGGCGTTCAACGGCAGGCATTTCGCCAGACACGAGAAAGTGAACATTTTCGGCGATGGATGTGACGTGATCGCCGATACGCTCGACATTCTTGGCCACAAACAAAAGATGCGTGCACGCCGTGATGTTGCGTGGATCCTCTAGCATGTAGGTCAACAGCTCGCGAAACAAGCTCGTGTGCATCAAATCGACCTCTTCGTCGCGCATGCGCACATCATCGGCCTTGGCCATATCATGCGCACCATAAGCGTCGAGCACGTTCTTGATCATGCCTTGCACTTGACGCGCCATGCGCTGGATGCTCGCTGTGGCGTTGCCTACCGGCTCCATGGTCGACAACGTCAGCGTACGTTTGGCGACGTTTTTGGCGTAATCGCCAATGCGTTCCAAGTTCGCAGCCATTTTCAGCGCCACCACGACGGCGCGCAAATCATCGGCCATCGGCTGGCGCAGGGCCAAAACGCGAATGGTGAAGTTGTCGATCTCTTCTTCAAGCAGGTCGATCTGCTTGTCGGTTTCGATCACTTTTTGCGCCAACGTCACGTCGCGGCGGTTCAGCGCATCGACGGCATCGGCCAGCTGGCGCTCGGCCAGCCCGCCCATTTGGGCGATAATGCCGTCAAGTTTGCTCAGGTCTTCGTCAAAAGACGAAACGATATGTTCGTGTTCCATCGGGTTGCGGTCCCCTTAACCGATGCGGCCCGTAACGTACGCCTGGGTGCGTTCGTCTTCGGGTTTGGTGAAAATGTCCGTGGTATCGCCCTGTTCGACCAGTTCGCCGAGATGGAAGAACGCGGTCTTTTGCGACACGCGCGCAGCCTGCTGCATGGAGTGCGTCACCATGATGATGGTATAGTTTTCCTTAAGCTCATCGATCAGCTCTTCGATCTTAGCCGTGGCGATTGGATCCAACGCCGAGCACGGCTCGTCCATCAAAATCACTTCCGGTTCCACCGCAATGGCACGGGCAATACACAAGCGTTGCTGCTGCCCACCGGAAAGACCGGTGCCGGGCGCTTCCAAACGGTCGCGCACTTCATCGAGAAGACCCGCCTTTTCCAGACTGGTCAACACGATTTCATCCATGTCGTTGCGATTTTTCGCCAGTCCGTGAATGCGCGGACCGTATGCCACGTTGTCGTAAATCGATTTGGGAAACGGGTTGGGTTTTTGGAACACCATGCCGACACGCGCGCGCAAGTGCACGACATCGACGCCGCGGGCATAGATGTCTTCACCGTCCAGCGTCATTTGACCTTCGATGCGACACCCGTCAACCACGTCATTCATGCGATTGAGGCAACGCAAAAACGTCGACTTACCGCAACCGGACGGACCGATCAGCGCCGTAACCATGTTCGACGGAATATCGAGGTTGATGTTTTTCAGCGCCTGCTTGTCGCCGTAAAAAACGTTGACGCCTTGTGCCGTAACCTTATGCGGCAAGCTGACCCCGTGTGGATTGACACGGGCCAGATCGGAAACTTCTGTGTGAATGGCAAGTTCCATTATGCGTACTCCTTACCAGCGTCGTTCGAACTTCCGACGCAGGATCACCGCGAGCAAGTTCATAATAATGAGAAAACCAACGAGGACGATGATCGCCGCAGCGGT
It contains:
- the phoB gene encoding phosphate regulon transcriptional regulator PhoB, whose amino-acid sequence is MVLIVEDEPPQAELLSYNLEKEGFRVLIAQDGEEGLLMAQENTPDAIVLDWMLPGLSGIEVCRQLRGSSDTREIPILMLTARGEEEDRVRGIETGADDYVVKPYSPREVVARIKALLRRANPSLSSEALQYADIAMDLAQHKVNRDGRSIHLGPTEFRLLKTLMERPGRVFSRERLLDLVWGRDVYVEDRTVDVHIRRLRKALNEGGGEDVIRTVRGEGYAIDTDKGI
- the phoU gene encoding phosphate signaling complex protein PhoU, which translates into the protein MEHEHIVSSFDEDLSKLDGIIAQMGGLAERQLADAVDALNRRDVTLAQKVIETDKQIDLLEEEIDNFTIRVLALRQPMADDLRAVVVALKMAANLERIGDYAKNVAKRTLTLSTMEPVGNATASIQRMARQVQGMIKNVLDAYGAHDMAKADDVRMRDEEVDLMHTSLFRELLTYMLEDPRNITACTHLLFVAKNVERIGDHVTSIAENVHFLVSGEMPAVERPKSDRSSETVIEEG
- the pstB gene encoding phosphate ABC transporter ATP-binding protein PstB; protein product: MELAIHTEVSDLARVNPHGVSLPHKVTAQGVNVFYGDKQALKNINLDIPSNMVTALIGPSGCGKSTFLRCLNRMNDVVDGCRIEGQMTLDGEDIYARGVDVVHLRARVGMVFQKPNPFPKSIYDNVAYGPRIHGLAKNRNDMDEIVLTSLEKAGLLDEVRDRLEAPGTGLSGGQQQRLCIARAIAVEPEVILMDEPCSALDPIATAKIEELIDELKENYTIIMVTHSMQQAARVSQKTAFFHLGELVEQGDTTDIFTKPEDERTQAYVTGRIG